The Acidovorax sp. RAC01 genomic sequence AATGCCGTTGCCCACGCTGTCGTGGTGGTTGTCCGTGCAATCCATGCCCGCCGCTGCACCCAAGCCTTCTCATGTTCCGGGTCGCCGATCCGTATAGTCCTGCCATGACCGACCCATCCTCCTGTGCTTCATCTGGCGGCCCTGGCAGCCTTCCCCGCCTGACGCGGGCCCGCGCCCCGCTCACCCATGTGGTGCAGGTCATCAATGAGCGCGGCGAGCGCGAGGACGTGCACATACCCGCCGAGCGCCCGCTGACGGTGTACGTGGACAAGCGCGAACTCGTTACGCTGATGACGTTGGGGGCAGAGCCCGAATTGCTGGTGCTGGGCTATTTGCGCAACCAGCGGTTGGTGGATTCGGTGTTCGACATCGAATCGATCACGGTGGACTGGGAGGTGCACTCGGCCGCTGTCCGAACGCACCGCGGCATCGCCCGCATCGAGGAGCGCACCGCCAGCAAGGTGGTGACCACGGGCTGCGGGCAAGGCAGCGTGTTCGGCGGGTTGATGGACGAAGTGGACCGCATCGCGTTGCCCGCGGCCACCCTTTCGCAGGCCGAGCTTTACGGCATCGTCAATGCGATACGGCTCAAGGAGAGCACGTACAAATCGGCCGGCTCGGTGCACGGCTGCGCGCTGTTTCGCGGCGCAGAGCTGCTTACCTTTGTGGAAGACGTAGGCCGCCACAACGCCATCGACACCATTGCCGGCTGGATGTGGATGAATGGCGAGGCGCGGGCTCCTGAACCGGAGTACGGCGCAGGGCAGGGCGATGCGCTGACTGCGCAGTCTGCTGGCGTGCCTGCGTCCGAAACGGCGTCCGCCAATGCAGGCGGACCGACACCTGCGTCTGTCCACACAGCCATGCAGGGCGCCGACAAGGTTTTCTACACCACGGGCCGGCTCACCAGCGAGATGGTGATCAAGTCCGCCCAGATGGGCGTTCCCATCGTGGTGTCGCGAAGCGGCATGACGCAGATGGGCCATTCGGTGGCGCAGCAACTGGGCCTGTGCGCCATTGGCCGGGCCACCAACCGCAGGTTCGTGTGCTACAGCGGTGCCGACCGCCTCATTCTGCAGCCCGAACTGGCGCAGACGCCGCTGACGACCCCGCAGGATGCCAGCGAGCCCACAGCCGCCGCTGCGCGCTGAGCTGGTCAGAGGTGGCGGAGACCACCTCGGCCTGCCGCTTTCGGCTCCCACCGCAGTCTGATTTCGCGGCCCCCAATGGTCATCGCTGCAAGGGCTCGGCCGGTGCCCTGCAGGAAAGGAATGTCGTCCAGCCTGTCACTCGTCGGTGGCATCATTCCGCCCATGAAAGACCTGACCGTTCCCGGCTCGTGGGCCGACACCCTGCCCAGCCAATGGGGTCCCCTATCTCCCGAAATCGAAATCCCGTTCCCCGGCGCGCAGGGTGGGCCGCAAGGGTCGGGCACCCCCGGCGCCACGCTGTCGCGTGCGGACACGGTTGGTCGCCTGCCGCTGCTGGTCTGGCTGCGTGAGGGCCTGCACGCGACGTTGTTTCGAATGCCCCGCACGGGTGCTGCCAGCCCCACACCATGGCAGCTGATGGTGCTTTCCCTGCTGGGGGCGGCGCTGCTGCTGGCCGGCGCGCGGCTCGAAGTCCCAGGCCCGGCGCAATTTGATGCGCGTGCCTGGCTGGCGCCCATGTGGAGCACCCTGGTGCTGCTGT encodes the following:
- a CDS encoding formate dehydrogenase accessory sulfurtransferase FdhD translates to MTDPSSCASSGGPGSLPRLTRARAPLTHVVQVINERGEREDVHIPAERPLTVYVDKRELVTLMTLGAEPELLVLGYLRNQRLVDSVFDIESITVDWEVHSAAVRTHRGIARIEERTASKVVTTGCGQGSVFGGLMDEVDRIALPAATLSQAELYGIVNAIRLKESTYKSAGSVHGCALFRGAELLTFVEDVGRHNAIDTIAGWMWMNGEARAPEPEYGAGQGDALTAQSAGVPASETASANAGGPTPASVHTAMQGADKVFYTTGRLTSEMVIKSAQMGVPIVVSRSGMTQMGHSVAQQLGLCAIGRATNRRFVCYSGADRLILQPELAQTPLTTPQDASEPTAAAAR